In Sphaeramia orbicularis chromosome 1, fSphaOr1.1, whole genome shotgun sequence, a genomic segment contains:
- the pold4 gene encoding DNA polymerase delta subunit 4 encodes MKRQNKELGLRSFNSLTPLNCLNNRSITMTTKRRLITDSFKVVKKTRKGGKREKSPTPSPPPQEEAETDVREEELEKLRQFDLDWRFGPCTGISRLQRWERAKLHGLNPPEEIRELLLQSQTDPEYNQSLWSEYPL; translated from the exons ATGAAGAGACAAAATAAAGAACTGGGCCTGAGATCTTTCAACTCTTTAACACCTTTAAACTGTTTGAACAACAG GTCTATCACCATGACGACTAAACGCAGACTGATAACAGATTCATTCAAAGTGGTGAAGAAGACGAGGAAAGGTGGCAAACGGGAGAAGAGTCCTactccttctcctccccctcaGGAAG AGGCTGAAACTGACGTCCGTGAGGAGGAACTGGAGAAGCTCAGACAGTTTGACTTGGACTGGAGATTTGGACCATGTACAG GCATCAGCCGGCTACAGAGATGGGAGAGAGCAAAGCTTCATGGCCTTAACCCACCTGAGGAGATCAGAGAGCTGCTGCTGCAATCCCAAACCGACCCTGAGTATAACCAGAG CTTATGGAGTGAGTATCCCCTGTAA